A region from the Brassica napus cultivar Da-Ae chromosome C8, Da-Ae, whole genome shotgun sequence genome encodes:
- the LOC106415163 gene encoding 40S ribosomal protein S27-2, with the protein MVLQNDIDLLNPPAELEKRKHKLKRLVQSPNSFFMDVKCQGCFNITTVFSHSQTVVVCGNCQTVLCQPTGGKARLTEGCSFRKK; encoded by the exons ATG GTTCTTCAAAACGATATTGATCTGCTTAACCCACCAGCTGAGCTCGAGAAGAGGAAGCACAAGCTCAAGCGTCTTGTTCAATCCCCCAACTCATTTTTCATG GATGTGAAATGCCAAGGCTGCTTCAACAT CACTACTGTGTTCAGTCACTCGCAGACCGTTGTTGTATGCGGAAACTGCCAGACAGTTCTGTGCCAGCCTACAGGAGGAAAGGCAAGGCTCACGGAAGGATGCTCTTTCAGGAAGAAGTGA
- the LOC106415161 gene encoding polygalacturonate 4-alpha-galacturonosyltransferase gives MALKRGLLGVNRIRGGGGGGGGGSRSAFVLLVFFCVFAPLVFFVGRGVYIDSSNDYSNDSLKQDLDWRERLAMQSLRSLFSKEVLDVITASTADLGPFSLDSFKKNNLSASYREVDTSVRNSQNQTTSSAMNAKRDITSKGGSHQKVETPAKFYRRQLREKRREMRANELVQRNDDTILKLENAAIERSKSVDSAVLGKYSIWRRENDNDNSDSNIRLMRDQVIMARVYSGIAKLKNKTELLQELQARIKDSQRVLAEATTDADLPRSAHDKLRDMGQVLSKAKMQLYDCKLVTGKLRAMLQTADEQVRSLKKQSTFLAQLAAKTIPNPIHCLSMRLTIDYYLLSPEKRKFPRRENRENPNLYHYALFSDNVLAASVVVNSTIMNAKDPSKHVFHLVTDKLNFAAMNMWFLLNPPGKATIHVENVDEFKWLNSSYCPVLRQLESAAMKEYYFKADHPSSGSSNLKYRNPKYLSMLNHLRFYLPEVYPKLNKILFLDDDIIVQKDLTPLWEVNLNGKVNGAVETCGESFHRFDKYLNFSNPHIARNFNPNACGWAYGMNMFDLKEWKKRDITGIYHKWQNMNENRTLWKLGTLPPGLITFYGLTHPLDKSWHVLGLGYNPSIAKKDIQNAAVVHYNGNMKPWLELAMSKYRPYWTKYIKFDHPYLRRCNLHE, from the exons ATGGCGCTGAAGCGAGGGTTATTGGGAGTTAACCGGattagaggaggaggaggtggaggtggtggtggatcTCGATCTGCCTTTGTCCTCCTCGTTTTTTTCTGTGTCTTCGCACCTCTCGTCTTCTtcgttggtcgtggagtgtacATCGATTCCTCTAACG ATTATTCAAATGATTCACTGAAGCAG GATCTTGACTGGAGAGAACGTTTAGCTATGCAATCTCTTAGATCTCTCTTCTCTAAAGAG GTATTGGATGTTATCACAGCTAGCACAGCTGATTTGGGTCCTTTTAGCCTTGATTCTTTCAAGAAAAACAACTTGTCTGCATCATATCGAGAAGTAGACACCTCCGTTAGAAACTCTCAG AATCAAACAACATCTAGTGCCATGAATGCAAAACGTGATATTACTTCTAAAG GTGGTAGCCATCAGAAAGTTGAGACACCTGCAAAGTTTTACAGAAGg CAACTAAGAGAGAAAAGGCGTGAGATGCGAGCAAATGAGCTGGTCCAGCGCAACGATGACACGATTCTAAAGCTGGAAAATGCGGCCATCGAGCGCTCAAAGTCTGTTGATTCTGCAGTCCTTGGAAAATACAGTATTTGGAGAAGAGAAAACGACAACGACAACTCTGATTCAAATATACGCTTGATGAGGGATCAAGTGATCATGGCTAGAGTCTACAGTGGTATTGCCAAACTGAAAAACAAGACTGAGTTGTTACAAGAACTCCAGGCCCGAATCAAGGACAGCCAACGTGTTTTGGCTGAAGCAACAACTGATGCTGATCTTCCCCGGAG TGCTCATGATAAACTCAGAGACATGGGTCAAGTCTTGTCTAAGGCTAAGATGCAGTTATATGACTGCAAGTTGGTTACTGGAAAGCTGAGAGCAATGCTTCAAACAGCCGATGAACAAGTCAGGAGCTTGAAGAAGCAGAGTACCTTCCTGGCTCAGTTAGCAGCAAAAACAATTCCAAATCCTATCCACTGCCTGTCAATGCGCTTGACCATTGATTACTATCTTCTTTCACCGGAGAAAAGAAAGTTCCCTCGCCGTGAAAACCGAGAAAACCCAAATCTTTATCACTATGCCCTCTTTTCTGACAATGTATTAGCTGCCTCAGTCGTCGTTAACTCGACCATCATGAATGCAAAG GATCCTTCGAAGCATGTTTTTCACCTTGTGACGGATAAACTCAACTTCGCAGCAATGAACATGTGGTTCCTCCTAAACCCACCTGGGAAAGCAACCATACATGTTGAAAACGTGGATGAGTTTAAGTGGCTCAATTCATCTTACTGCCCTGTTCTTCGTCAGCTCGAATCCGCAGCGATGAAAGAGTACTATTTCAAAGCAGATCATCCAAGCTCAGGCTCTTCGAATCTCAAGTACAGAAACCCGAAGTACCTGTCCATGTTGAATCACTTGAGATTCTACCTCCCCGAGGTTTATCCCAAGCTGAACAAAATCCTGTTCCTAGACGACGACATCATCGTCCAGAAGGACCTGACTCCGCTCTGGGAAGTCAACCTGAACGGAAAAGTCAACGGTGCAGTCGAAACCTGCGGGGAGAGTTTCCACAGGTTCGACAAGTATCTCAACTTCTCGAATCCTCACATCGCCAGGAACTTCAACCCAAACGCTTGTGGATGGGCTTATGGGATGAACATGTTCGACCTAAAGGAGTGGAAGAAGAGAGATATCACTGGTATCTACCATAAGTGGCAGAACATG AATGAGAACAGGACACTGTGGAAGCTAGGGACACTACCACCAGGATTAATAACGTTTTACGGACTAACACATCCTTTAGACAAGTCGTGGCACGTGTTGGGACTTGGTTATAACCCGAGTATCGCGAAGAAAGACATTCAGAACGCAGCTGTGGTTCACTATAACGGGAACATGAAACCATGGTTGGAGTTAGCTATGTCCAAGTATCGACCGTATTGGACCAAGtacatcaagtttgatcaccctTATCTTCGTAGATGCAACCTTCATGAATAA
- the LOC106413325 gene encoding uncharacterized protein LOC106413325 has product MGIFPEFGGWISQNTQQPKKSEKVKSKPVRETKTHDERDETKEQLKLWRDANKKEQYHEPSPTVKVHTDHNIDSFSSIKMEFTLGLPPQAAYDVLTNQDNKTYSREINGRPLLKAISRKVTSERGIGNRPILEVDKELSWNFLFFSGTIPIRLNVLENPKELSTYNWKRRKGMDYMETFEVNYTVEPMYVDAERLCKHKKPKSREEYRKCSGGKGLIASKVKVDQNFRPSFPWNLPLLSSYFRRFTVETTKKVAEDFQTRAGDIRHRL; this is encoded by the exons ATGGGCATATTTCCTGAGTTTGGTGGCTGGATCAGTCAGAACACTCAACAgcctaaaaaatctgaaaaagtGAAATCCAAGCCTGTGAGAGAGACAAAAACTCACGATGAGAGAGATGAGACGAAGGAGCAATTAAAACTGTGGAGAGATGCAAATAAGAAGGAACAATATCATGAACCTTCTCCTACGGTGAAG GTGCATACGGACCATAATATTGATAGCTTTTCCAGTATAAAAATGGAATTTACATTAGGATTGCCACCTCAAGCAGCTTACGACGTTTTAACTAATCAAGACAACAAAACATACTCCAGAGAAATCAATGGCCGCCCACTTCTG aaagCCATATCAAGAAAAGTTACATCAGAGAGAGGTATAGGGAATAGGCCGATCCTGGAGGTTGATAAAGAGTTGTCATGGAACTTCCTTTTCTTTTCAGGAACTATCCCAATACGTCTAAATGTCCTCGAAAACCCAAAAGAACTTTCG ACATATAACTGGAAAAGGAGAAAAGGAATGGACTACATGGAAACGTTCGAGGTCAACTATACAGTAGAGCCAATGTATGTCGATGCAGAACGCTTGTGCAAGCACAAGAAGCCGAAGAGTAGAGAAGAATACAGAAAATGTAGTGGTGGAAAAGGATTGATTGCGTCCAAGGTTAAAGTTGACCAGAATTTTAGGCCTTCTTTTCCTTGGAATCTGCCACTGCTGTCTTCCTACTTTCGCCGGTTCACTGTTGAGACCACTAAGAAAGTGGCGGAAGATTTTCAAACGCGGGCTGGCGATATCCGACATCGGTTGTAA
- the LOC106414016 gene encoding uncharacterized protein LOC106414016 isoform X1, whose amino-acid sequence MPTELCRCTNPSVPDMLREEERSAEKKNRKNKETKSETKEEKRAEKDEKILPEEKNTTSVALPCIDKLRDELSCAICLEICYEPSTTTCGHRNGKYCTVNTVLWNTIQLMFPKEVEA is encoded by the exons ATGCCTACGGAGCTTTGCAGATGTACAAATCCTTCAGTGCCAG ATATGTTACGGGAAG AGGAAAGATCTGCAGAGAAGAAGAATAGAAAGAACAAGGAGACAaaatcagaaacaaaagaagagaagagagcagAGAAGGATGAGAAGATCTTGCCAGAGGAGAAGAACACAACTTCTGTTGCGCTTCCTTGCATTGATAAGCTTCGAGACGAGTTGTCTTGTGCA ATTTGTCTTGAGATTTGTTATGAACCAAGTACTACAACTTGTGGACACAG AAATGGCAAATACTGCACGGTTAATACAGTTCTTTGGAACACAATCCAGCTTATGTTCCCTAAAGAAGTGGAAGCATAG
- the LOC106414016 gene encoding LON peptidase N-terminal domain and RING finger protein 3-like isoform X2 — translation MPTELCRCTNPSVPEERSAEKKNRKNKETKSETKEEKRAEKDEKILPEEKNTTSVALPCIDKLRDELSCAICLEICYEPSTTTCGHRNGKYCTVNTVLWNTIQLMFPKEVEA, via the exons ATGCCTACGGAGCTTTGCAGATGTACAAATCCTTCAGTGCCAG AGGAAAGATCTGCAGAGAAGAAGAATAGAAAGAACAAGGAGACAaaatcagaaacaaaagaagagaagagagcagAGAAGGATGAGAAGATCTTGCCAGAGGAGAAGAACACAACTTCTGTTGCGCTTCCTTGCATTGATAAGCTTCGAGACGAGTTGTCTTGTGCA ATTTGTCTTGAGATTTGTTATGAACCAAGTACTACAACTTGTGGACACAG AAATGGCAAATACTGCACGGTTAATACAGTTCTTTGGAACACAATCCAGCTTATGTTCCCTAAAGAAGTGGAAGCATAG
- the LOC111209053 gene encoding uncharacterized protein LOC111209053 produces the protein MCLRYLPNAAALRTSAAINAAWDANTGKCGIGGVYSGEVLNHPPAFSGACGHVSSAIMAEAIPVHRAVSNAMFSNVRSLAVLSDSSSLIKLLKAEEHLPELFGIMFDIYHYVSLFDVISFSFISRNFNSEAESAFAGSVMSSVMNSALGE, from the exons ATGTGTCTGAGATACTTACCCAATGCTGCTGCCCTTAGAACATCTGCAGCAATAA ACGCAGCGTGGGATGCCAACACCGGAAAATGTGGTATAGGAGGTGTCTACTCGGGTGAAGTCCTGAATCATCCTCCGGCCTTCTCCGGAGCTTGTGGTCATGTATCATCGGCTATCATGGCGGAAGCCATTCCCGTTCATCGCGCGGTCTCTAATGCCATGTTCTCAAACGTCCGATCCCTGGCGGTTCTCTCTGATTCATCTTCCCTCATCAAGTTATTGAAGGCGGAGGAGCATCTACCTGAACTGTTCGGTATCATGTTTGATATCTATCACTATGTTTCTCTCTTTGATGTCATCTCCTTTAGTTTTATCTCTCGTAATTTCAATTCCGAGGCAGAATCTGCTTTCGCTGGCTCTGTAATGAGCTCTGTAATGAACTCCGCTTTAGGAGAGTAA
- the LOC106415806 gene encoding COP9 signalosome complex subunit 1 encodes MERDDESNGPMMELCTNGGGEETSNRRPIITGEPLDIEAYAAMYKGRTKIMRLIFVANHCGGNQTMQLEALRMAYDEVKKGENTQLFRDVVNKINGRLGDKYGMDSAWCEAIDRRAEQRKGKLENELSSYRTNLIKESIRMGYNDFGDFYYACGLLNEAFKNYIRTRDYCTTAKHIIHMCMNAILVSIEMGQFSHVSSYVNKVDQNPETLDPIVAAKLRCASGLAHLELRKYKLAARKFLDVNPELGSSYNEVIAPQDVATYGGLCALASFDRSELKAKVIDNINFRNFLELVPEVREFINDFYSSRYASCLEYLGSLRANLLLDIHLHDHVDTLYDQIRKKALIQYTLPFVSVDLSRMADAFKTSVSGLEKELEALITDDQIQARIDSHNKILYARHADQRSATFQKVLQMGNEFDRDVRSMMLRANLLQHEYHAKGRKP; translated from the exons ATGGAGCGCGACGACGAATCTAACGGACCGATGATGGAGCTGTGCACCAACGGAGGAGGCGAAGAGACGTCTAATCGGAGACCTATCATAACCGGCGAGCCACTCGACATCGAAGCTTACGCGGCGATGTACAAAGGGAGGACGAAGATAATGCGCCTAATCTTCGTCGCTAACCATTGCGGAGGAAACCAGACGATGCAGCTCGAAGCGCTGAGGATGGCTTACGACGAGGTCAAAAAGGGAGAGAACACGCAGCTGTTTAGAGATGTGGTCAACAAGATCAACGGGAGGCTTGGGGACAAGTACGGGATGGATTCGGCGTGGTGCGAAGCGATCGATCGTCGCGCTGAGCAGAGGAAAGGGAAGCTGGAGAACGAGCTCAGTTCGTATCGG ACGAATCTGATCAAGGAAAGCATTAGGATGGGTTATAATGACTTTGGTGACTTCTACTACGCTTGTGGTTTGCTTAATGAGGCTTTCAAGAACTATATTCGAACGCGGGACTACTGCACTACGGCTAAGCACATTATTCACATGTGTATGAATGCTATTCTTGTAAGCATCGAGATGGGACAGTTCAGTCATGTTTCAAGCTATGTTAACAAGGTTGATCAGAATCCAGAAACACTTGACCCTATTGTAGCTGCGAAGCTCCGATGTGCTTCTGGGTTGGCTCACTTGGAGCTGAGGAAGTATAAGCTCGCTGCTCGTAAG TTTTTGGATGTTAATCCAGAACTCGGGAGTTCTTATAACGAGGTCATTGCTCCTCAAGATGTTGCGACCTATGGAGGACTTTGTGCTTTGGCTAGCTTTGACCGATCAGAATTGAAG GCAAAAGTGATTGACAACATCAACTTCCGGAATTTCTTGGAGTTAGTGCCTGAAGTGAGGGAATTCATCAACGATTTTTATTCAAG CCGCTATGCATCCTGTCTGGAGTATCTAGGAAGTCTCAGAGCgaatttgctgctggacatcCATCTCCATGATCACGTTGACACGCTTTATGACCAGATAAGGAAGAAGGCATTGATCCAGTACACACTGCCGTTTGTGTCCGTTGATTTGAGCAGGATGGCTGATGCGTTCAAGACCAGCGTGTCTGGTCTAGAGAAAGAACTTGAAGCCTTGATAACAGACGACCAGATACAG GCACGGATTGACTCGCACAACAAAATCCTCTACGCAAGGCACGCGGATCAGAGGAGCGCAACTTTCCAGAAGGTGCTTCAGATGGGTAACGAATTTGATAGAGATGTGAGGTCGATGATGTTGAGAGCCAACCTTCTTCAACATGAGTATCATGCCAAAGGTAGAAAGCCTTGA
- the LOC106415805 gene encoding shaggy-related protein kinase beta yields MNVMRRLTSMASGRSFVTSDNVGEDETPRSKKLNKTREDIESTEAATYERGSTCLEDDKTREESVSTRENSHSIPKEMENGGDDKDSDSGIIKGNGTESGRIITTTKKGLNDQRDKTISYRAEHVIGTGSFGVVFQAKCLETEEKVAIKKVLQDKRYKNRELQIMRMLDHPNVVELKHSFFSTTEKDELYLNLVLEYVPETIYRASRSFTKMNQQMPLIFIQLYTYQICRAVNYLHRALGVCHRDIKPQNLLVNNVTHEVKICDFGSAKMLIPGEPNISYICSRYYRAPELIFGATEYTTAIDMWSVGCVMAELFLGHPLFPGETSVDQLVEIIKILGTPAREEIKNMNPRYNDFKFPQIKPQPWHKIFRRQVPPEALDLGSRLLQYSPNLRCSALEACAHPFFDALRDPNASLPNGRALPPLFDFTAQELAGASVELRHRLIPEHARK; encoded by the exons ATGAATGTGATGCGTAGATTGACGAGTATGGCTTCTGGACGCAGTTTCGTCACTTCTGATAAC GTAGGAGAAGACGAGACGCCAAGATCGAAGAAGCTTAACAAAACTCGTGAAGATATAGAGTCTACGGAAGCGGCTACGTACGAGAGAGGTTCTACTTGTTTAGAAGATGATAAGACACgagaagaatctgtctccacgAGAGAGAATTCTCATTCAATACCTAAAGAAATGGAAAACGGTGGTGATGACAAG GATTCGGACAGTGGAATCATCAAGGGCAATGGGACAGAGTCTGGTCGGATTATTACCACCACAAAGAAGGGTCTGAATGATCAGAGAGACAAG ACCATCTCTTACAGAGCTGAGCATGTCATTGGCACTGGCTCATTCGGTGTTGTCTTTCAG GCTAAGTGTTTAGAGACAGAAGAAAAAGTAGCAATCAAGAAAGTGTTGCAAGACAAGAGATACAAAAACAGAGAGCTTCAGATCATGCGAATGCTCGACCATCCTAATGTCGTTGAGCTCAAGCATTCTTTCTTCTCAACCACTGAGAAAGACGAGCTTTATCTTAACCTTGTTCTTGAGTATGTACCAGAGACTATATACCGTGCATCAAGATCTTTCACCAAGATGAATCAGCAAATGCCCTTGATTTTTATTCAGCTCTACACATATCAG ATTTGCCGCGCAGTGAACTATCTACATCGAGCTCTTGGAGTGTGTCACCGTGACATTAAACCACAAAATCTATTG GTGAATAATGTTACACATGAGGTGAAGATATGTGACTTTGGAAGCGCGAAAATGCTG ATTCCTGGAGAACCAAATATATCTTACATATGCTCAAGGTATTACAGAGCTCCAGAACTCATCTTTGGAGCAACTGAATACACAACCGCTATTGATATGTGGTCTGTAGGCTGTGTTATGGCTGAACTTTTTCTTGGACAT CCTCTGTTCCCTGGAGAGACTAGTGTTGATCAATTGGTGGAGATAATTAAG ATTTTGGGGACACCAGCAAGAGAAGAGATAAAGAACATGAATCCTCGTTACAATGATTTCAAGTTCCCTCAGATAAAACCTCAGCCATGGCACAAGATTTTTAGGAGACAGGTACCTCCTGAAGCATTGGATCTTGGCTCTAGACTTCTCCAGTACTCACCAAACCTGAGATGCTCAGCT CTTGAAGCATGTGCACACCCGTTCTTCGATGCTCTAAGAGACCCCAACGCATCCTTGCCTAATGGAAGAGCACTTCCTCCCTTGTTTGATTTCACAGCTCAAG AATTGGCTGGTGCATCTGTTGAACTGCGTCATCGCTTAATCCCTGAGCATGCAAGGAAATGA